One Gloeothece verrucosa PCC 7822 DNA window includes the following coding sequences:
- a CDS encoding phage holin family protein, producing MLGNLLTLLATALSLLVVDIIFPGVDLANFPAALIAAVAIGVVNASIRPVLSFFSTPINFLSFGTFSLIVNGLCFWLASILVPGFRVYGLLSFIFGPVILSLVNTFLNSYFVEKFPETMGQPSISGTPSNKQITE from the coding sequence ATGTTAGGAAATTTATTAACTTTATTAGCTACCGCTCTCAGCTTATTAGTGGTTGACATAATTTTTCCGGGAGTAGATTTAGCAAATTTCCCGGCGGCTTTAATTGCTGCGGTGGCTATTGGTGTAGTCAATGCCTCAATTCGTCCAGTTTTATCATTTTTTTCCACGCCCATTAATTTTCTCAGTTTCGGAACATTTTCTTTAATTGTCAACGGGCTTTGTTTTTGGTTAGCATCAATTCTTGTGCCTGGATTTAGAGTCTATGGTCTTCTAAGCTTTATTTTTGGGCCAGTGATCCTCTCGTTAGTCAATACATTTTTAAATAGCTATTTCGTGGAAAAATTTCCCGAAACAATGGGTCAGCCAAGCATTTCAGGAACCCCCAGCAACAAGCAAATTACTGAATAA
- a CDS encoding YifB family Mg chelatase-like AAA ATPase — protein MLATIWSASIVGIDAVKVGVEVDVSGGLPAITVVGLPDLAVQESRERVKSALRNAGFAVPVRKIVVNLTPADLRKEGPCFDLPISLGILAASEQVDAELLGDYLFLGELSLDGSLRPVTGVLPIAAAAKRLGMVGMVVAADNVREAAVVKDLSVYGFKHLTEVAEFLSHPEDYTPVKLDAKTELKSAAEPVLNLKDVKGQNHARRALEIAAAGGHNLIFVGPPGSGKTMLARRLPGILPPLEFDESLEVSQIHSVAGFLKNKGSLIKQRPFRSPHHSASGPSLVGGGSFPRPGEISLAHRGVLFLDELTEFKRSVLEFLRQPLEDGYVSISRTRQSVTFPAQFTLVASTNPCPCGYFGDPIQNCTCSPRLREQYWAKLSGPLMDRIDLQVGVNRLKPEEMTTSETGEASENVRDRVIAARERAYYRFKDDSSIRCNAQMQSNHLRNFCQLDDASRNLLEGAIRRLGLSARAMDRILKVSRTIADLAAEEAIKTHHVAEAIQYRTIDRMS, from the coding sequence ATGCTGGCTACGATTTGGAGTGCCTCAATTGTTGGCATAGATGCGGTGAAAGTGGGAGTGGAAGTGGATGTGTCTGGAGGACTCCCGGCAATTACTGTGGTGGGTTTACCGGATCTAGCCGTTCAAGAGTCTCGAGAAAGAGTAAAATCGGCTCTTAGAAATGCCGGTTTTGCGGTTCCTGTGCGGAAAATTGTCGTTAATTTGACCCCCGCCGATTTACGCAAAGAGGGGCCCTGTTTTGATTTACCTATTAGTCTAGGCATCTTAGCCGCTTCAGAACAAGTGGATGCCGAGTTATTAGGGGATTATTTATTTTTAGGAGAGTTATCGCTTGATGGCAGTTTACGCCCGGTTACAGGGGTTTTACCCATCGCCGCCGCCGCTAAACGCTTGGGAATGGTGGGAATGGTGGTAGCGGCTGATAATGTTAGAGAAGCGGCTGTGGTGAAAGATCTTTCGGTATATGGTTTTAAACATTTAACCGAAGTGGCTGAGTTTCTCTCTCATCCAGAAGATTATACCCCAGTAAAACTTGATGCTAAGACAGAATTGAAAAGCGCGGCAGAACCAGTTTTAAACTTAAAAGATGTTAAAGGACAAAATCATGCCCGTCGTGCCTTGGAAATTGCGGCAGCCGGGGGACATAATTTAATTTTTGTGGGTCCGCCGGGTTCGGGGAAAACGATGTTAGCGCGGCGTTTACCGGGCATATTACCGCCTCTAGAGTTTGATGAGTCTCTGGAAGTGTCTCAAATTCATTCGGTGGCTGGTTTTCTTAAGAATAAGGGGTCTTTGATTAAACAGCGTCCTTTTCGGAGTCCTCATCATTCGGCCTCGGGTCCTTCTCTGGTGGGTGGGGGGTCTTTTCCTCGTCCGGGTGAGATATCATTGGCACATCGGGGAGTGTTATTTCTCGATGAACTGACTGAGTTTAAGCGTAGTGTTCTGGAGTTTTTGCGGCAGCCGCTAGAAGATGGGTATGTGAGTATTTCTAGGACTCGTCAATCGGTGACTTTTCCGGCACAATTTACTTTAGTGGCGAGTACAAATCCTTGCCCTTGCGGCTATTTTGGTGATCCTATTCAAAACTGTACTTGTTCTCCTAGGCTAAGAGAGCAGTATTGGGCTAAATTATCGGGTCCGTTGATGGACCGTATAGACTTACAGGTGGGGGTTAACCGTCTTAAACCCGAGGAGATGACCACCTCTGAAACGGGGGAAGCGTCGGAGAATGTTAGGGATAGGGTGATAGCGGCACGGGAAAGGGCATATTATCGTTTTAAAGATGATTCTAGCATACGCTGCAATGCTCAAATGCAATCGAATCATTTACGGAATTTTTGTCAGTTGGATGATGCTAGTCGCAATTTGTTAGAGGGGGCTATCCGCCGCTTAGGACTGTCTGCAAGGGCGATGGACCGTATTTTGAAGGTATCACGAACTATTGCTGATTTGGCGGCAGAGGAGGCGATTAAAACTCATCATGTTGCTGAGGCGATTCAATACCGGACTATTGATAGGATGAGTTGA
- a CDS encoding saccharopine dehydrogenase family protein produces MSKVLILGGKGRIGRSVAQDLVSHTDAEIIITGRTAKNELLQHNLDKSIKLLMLDLDDLEELRKTIKGCDLVVHCAGPFHYRDGRVLKICIEEGVNYIDVSDHRSFFQKVIQYREEAQKAGITAILNTGVFPGISNSMVREGVEQLDQADTIHLSYTVAGSGGAGITVMRTTFLGLREAFDAWIDGKWQKVLPYTKRETVEFPKPYGKTGVYWFDVPETYTFAESFKVKNVITKFGSIPDFYNHLTWITAHVFPTAWIESHAGIEFFSKVSYNMTAVTDKFTGIGVAMRAEIRGEKQGKAATYYSTMVHENTAFSAGCGTGSVAQFLLEGKLNQPGIYPVEQVLTTDLFKAAMENRGIEIQKKLVYN; encoded by the coding sequence ATGAGCAAGGTTTTAATTTTAGGCGGAAAAGGAAGAATTGGCCGTAGTGTCGCTCAAGATTTAGTGAGTCATACTGATGCAGAAATTATCATCACAGGACGCACAGCCAAGAATGAACTTTTACAACATAACCTTGACAAATCTATTAAATTGTTGATGTTGGATTTAGATGATCTCGAAGAATTACGAAAAACCATTAAAGGATGTGACTTAGTGGTTCATTGCGCTGGGCCATTTCATTACCGAGATGGAAGAGTGCTAAAAATTTGTATTGAAGAAGGAGTAAATTATATTGATGTGAGCGATCATCGCTCCTTTTTTCAAAAGGTGATTCAATACCGAGAAGAAGCCCAAAAAGCCGGCATTACAGCAATTCTAAATACAGGGGTTTTCCCGGGGATTTCTAATAGTATGGTACGGGAAGGCGTGGAACAATTAGATCAAGCAGACACCATTCATTTAAGTTATACCGTTGCCGGTTCTGGGGGGGCAGGAATAACCGTTATGCGGACCACTTTTTTAGGCTTGCGAGAAGCATTTGATGCTTGGATAGATGGGAAGTGGCAAAAAGTTTTACCTTATACTAAGCGCGAAACTGTAGAGTTTCCTAAACCTTATGGAAAAACCGGTGTTTATTGGTTTGATGTGCCAGAAACCTATACATTTGCTGAATCTTTTAAGGTAAAAAATGTTATAACAAAATTTGGCTCTATTCCCGATTTTTATAATCATTTAACTTGGATTACCGCTCATGTATTTCCCACCGCTTGGATAGAAAGTCATGCGGGAATCGAATTTTTTTCTAAGGTGAGTTATAACATGACTGCTGTTACCGATAAATTCACGGGGATCGGGGTAGCCATGCGGGCAGAAATTCGCGGAGAAAAACAGGGAAAAGCCGCTACTTATTATTCCACAATGGTACATGAAAATACCGCTTTTTCGGCAGGTTGCGGAACCGGCAGCGTGGCCCAATTTTTGTTAGAAGGAAAGTTAAATCAACCCGGAATTTATCCCGTTGAACAAGTTTTAACCACAGATTTATTTAAGGCGGCAATGGAAAATCGAGGAATTGAAATTCAGAAAAAGTTAGTTTATAATTAA
- a CDS encoding tetratricopeptide repeat protein, protein MRKSLIFYLAFLGLVLPELVFSSVVYAAEFHVILKVKGNVQIKRINSAKFQAAKEKDRLSSSDKLNLGKGASALIMCSDSNRWIVPDGKVSSVSEGCSTSPKNSPKPSKSGTRSPNETIPYIISPRNTALLNDRPLLRWNGVAGATNYIVQIQGGDLDWKTQNSNTEIVYSGQQPLQKGMRYLVVVTTDKGTSSEEEQGVTMRFNILDEEKAKLVQQQAAQIIQQNLTPEAEKLALAILYRQNELRAEAISLLEGLVKQKSQTMAVYGLLGDLYFEVGLNQLAKQPYLKAWELAKKSEDTEGQADIEKELGMVEYGLGSKNAAREWFEKAKANYAALGDCSQVQELDELMSNNF, encoded by the coding sequence ATGCGAAAGTCACTAATTTTTTATTTAGCTTTTCTCGGTCTTGTTTTGCCGGAGTTAGTTTTTTCTAGTGTAGTTTATGCAGCAGAATTTCATGTCATCTTAAAAGTTAAAGGGAATGTTCAGATTAAACGCATTAACTCGGCAAAGTTTCAAGCGGCTAAAGAAAAAGATCGCCTTAGTTCTTCTGACAAATTAAATTTAGGCAAGGGTGCATCTGCCCTCATCATGTGTAGTGATTCCAATCGGTGGATAGTTCCTGACGGTAAAGTATCTTCGGTTTCTGAGGGGTGTTCAACAAGTCCTAAAAACTCTCCTAAACCCTCTAAAAGTGGTACTCGTTCTCCTAATGAAACTATTCCCTATATCATCAGTCCCCGAAATACGGCGCTACTGAATGACCGTCCTTTATTGCGTTGGAATGGGGTAGCAGGAGCAACTAATTATATAGTACAGATACAAGGAGGTGATTTAGATTGGAAAACTCAAAACAGCAATACTGAGATCGTCTATTCTGGCCAACAACCTCTACAAAAAGGAATGCGCTATCTTGTGGTAGTTACTACAGATAAAGGCACTTCTTCTGAGGAGGAACAAGGGGTTACTATGCGGTTTAATATTTTGGATGAGGAAAAAGCCAAGTTAGTCCAACAACAAGCGGCGCAAATAATACAACAAAACTTAACCCCAGAAGCCGAAAAGTTAGCCTTAGCTATTTTATATCGCCAAAATGAGTTGAGGGCAGAGGCGATCTCACTTTTGGAAGGGTTGGTTAAGCAGAAAAGTCAGACAATGGCGGTTTATGGGCTACTAGGAGATCTTTATTTTGAGGTAGGATTAAATCAATTGGCTAAACAGCCTTATTTAAAAGCTTGGGAATTGGCAAAAAAGTCTGAGGATACCGAAGGACAAGCGGACATAGAAAAAGAGTTAGGAATGGTAGAGTATGGGTTAGGAAGTAAGAATGCGGCAAGGGAATGGTTTGAAAAAGCCAAGGCAAATTATGCGGCATTGGGAGATTGTTCTCAAGTGCAAGAGTTGGATGAATTAATGTCTAATAATTTTTAA
- a CDS encoding bifunctional acetyl-CoA hydrolase/transferase family protein/GNAT family N-acetyltransferase — MHYYPSMLKTQPEITPNLDAFKQQYSHKFASLDHIFSRIHLGDRIFISTACGEPQYLVRCLIDYVQSHPKELFDTEVLQVWTLGVAPYTDAKFKRNFRHNSFFIGHHTRSAVNQGLADYTPIFLSQVPDLFKRGLVPIDVALIHTSPPDQHGYMSLGVSVDIVKAATESAALVIAQVNSYMPRVHGDGFIHINDVDFIVSYNQPLLEYDIYTDDEKTERLGRYVASLIEDGDTIQVGYGSVPNAILSHLSQKKNLGVHTELLSDGIIKLIQQGVINNSAKTLNRWKTIATFCMGSQETYHYINDNPAIEFRTVDYTNNPLNIARHDNMVAINSALEIDLTGQATAESLGQQFYSGIGGQADFMRGAVLSRHGKTILALESTAENDTISRIVPFLKEGAGVTLNRGDIHYVVTEYGIAYLHGKNIRERAMSLIAIAHPNFRPWLIEQAKKQNLIYSDQAFIPGKRGEYPEELETYKTTDSGLEIFLRPVKITDEPLLKEFFYSLSNQSLFRRFMSVRRDIPHERLQEFAVIDFTQEMVILAFLKKEEKEQVIAIGQYGIEEDTHIAEAAFVVKDEYQHQGIGTELLSYLTYLAKKQGLLGFTAELLLENKPMLHLFEKMGFEMNKKMGDGVFELKMMFRRDEQ, encoded by the coding sequence ATGCACTACTATCCATCAATGCTCAAAACTCAACCAGAGATAACGCCTAATCTGGATGCTTTTAAACAGCAATATTCTCATAAGTTTGCCTCTTTAGACCACATCTTTAGCCGTATTCATCTTGGCGATCGCATCTTTATCAGTACCGCTTGTGGAGAACCTCAATATCTGGTGCGATGTTTAATTGACTATGTTCAAAGTCATCCTAAAGAACTGTTTGACACCGAAGTTCTTCAGGTTTGGACATTAGGCGTTGCTCCTTATACAGATGCCAAATTTAAACGCAATTTTCGTCATAATTCTTTTTTTATCGGTCATCATACCCGTTCGGCTGTCAATCAAGGGTTAGCTGACTATACCCCCATTTTTCTCTCTCAAGTTCCCGATTTATTTAAACGGGGGTTAGTGCCCATCGATGTGGCCTTGATCCATACTTCCCCCCCAGATCAACATGGTTATATGAGTTTAGGCGTTAGTGTGGATATTGTCAAAGCGGCTACCGAAAGCGCGGCTTTAGTCATTGCTCAGGTCAATTCTTATATGCCTAGAGTTCATGGCGATGGCTTTATTCATATCAATGATGTAGATTTTATTGTCAGCTATAATCAACCACTTTTAGAATATGATATCTATACGGATGATGAAAAAACTGAGCGGCTCGGCCGATATGTGGCCAGTTTAATCGAAGATGGAGATACAATTCAGGTCGGTTATGGCAGCGTTCCCAATGCTATTTTGTCTCATTTATCCCAAAAAAAGAATTTAGGAGTACATACAGAATTGCTCTCGGATGGCATTATTAAATTAATACAGCAAGGAGTTATTAATAATAGTGCTAAAACACTTAACCGTTGGAAAACCATCGCGACTTTTTGCATGGGAAGCCAAGAAACCTACCATTATATTAATGATAATCCTGCCATAGAATTTAGAACGGTTGACTATACGAATAACCCCCTTAATATCGCCCGTCATGATAATATGGTGGCTATTAATAGCGCTTTAGAAATAGATTTAACCGGACAAGCTACAGCAGAATCTTTAGGACAACAATTTTATAGTGGCATTGGCGGACAAGCAGATTTTATGCGGGGTGCAGTATTATCTCGTCATGGAAAGACGATTCTAGCTCTTGAGTCCACTGCTGAGAATGATACTATCTCTCGTATTGTTCCTTTCCTTAAAGAAGGAGCCGGAGTTACCCTTAACCGAGGGGATATTCATTATGTCGTGACTGAATATGGCATAGCTTATCTACATGGAAAAAATATTCGAGAACGAGCAATGAGTTTAATTGCTATCGCTCATCCTAATTTTAGACCTTGGTTAATTGAACAAGCTAAAAAACAGAATTTAATTTATTCGGATCAAGCTTTTATTCCCGGCAAACGAGGCGAATATCCTGAAGAATTAGAAACTTATAAGACCACTGATTCAGGGTTAGAAATTTTCCTCAGACCCGTTAAAATTACTGATGAACCCCTATTAAAAGAATTCTTTTATTCTCTTTCTAATCAAAGTCTATTTCGTCGTTTTATGTCGGTTCGTCGGGATATTCCCCATGAACGATTACAAGAATTTGCAGTAATTGATTTTACTCAAGAAATGGTGATTTTAGCTTTCTTGAAAAAGGAAGAAAAAGAACAGGTTATTGCTATCGGACAATATGGCATCGAAGAAGATACTCACATCGCTGAAGCGGCTTTTGTGGTCAAAGATGAATATCAACACCAAGGCATAGGAACAGAGCTACTTTCTTATCTGACTTATTTAGCTAAAAAACAAGGGTTATTAGGATTTACTGCCGAACTTCTCCTAGAAAATAAACCGATGTTACATTTATTTGAAAAAATGGGTTTTGAAATGAATAAAAAAATGGGGGATGGAGTATTTGAATTGAAAATGATGTTTAGACGGGATGAACAGTAA
- the chrA gene encoding chromate efflux transporter: MNTPNRLIELATVFLKLGIIGFGGPAAHIAMMEDEVVTRRAWMERSQFLDLVGATNLIPGPNSTEMAIHIGYLYAGLPGLMIAGICFILPAVIITGILAWMYQTYGNLPQVIPLLYGIKPVVIAVIFNALWRLGKKAVKSRKLLLIGIAVMGLCLLGIDEIVALLMGGIVGMIWLVLLPNQPTSSMILGGLGLNLALAGSTVTTATVTPNLWQLGLFFLKVGSVLFGSGYVLFAFLEGQLVGAYHWLTQQQLLDAIAVGQFTPGPVLSTSTFIGYQILGIPGAIVATIGIFLPSFIFVLILNPLIPKLRQSKWTGAFLDAVNVSSVALMVIVTLRLSQTVIFKSSGRLPIDIAAILITLISAVLLVRYRLNAAWLVLGGAAIGLVIQVNS; this comes from the coding sequence ATGAATACCCCGAACCGGCTGATTGAACTAGCTACCGTTTTTCTCAAACTTGGGATCATTGGGTTTGGGGGTCCGGCAGCCCATATTGCTATGATGGAGGATGAAGTCGTCACCCGTCGCGCTTGGATGGAGCGATCGCAATTTCTCGACCTAGTTGGGGCGACTAATCTAATTCCTGGCCCGAATTCTACAGAAATGGCCATTCATATAGGCTATCTTTATGCAGGGTTACCCGGATTAATGATTGCCGGCATTTGTTTTATTTTACCGGCTGTTATCATTACTGGCATTTTGGCTTGGATGTATCAAACCTACGGCAATTTACCTCAAGTCATTCCCTTACTTTACGGCATTAAACCAGTGGTGATCGCAGTTATTTTTAATGCCTTGTGGCGGCTAGGGAAAAAAGCCGTTAAAAGTCGTAAACTCTTGTTAATTGGGATAGCCGTTATGGGGCTATGTTTATTAGGAATTGATGAAATTGTTGCCCTATTAATGGGGGGAATTGTGGGGATGATTTGGTTAGTCTTGTTACCTAATCAACCCACCAGTTCAATGATTCTTGGAGGCTTAGGACTGAATCTTGCCCTGGCCGGCTCAACGGTTACAACCGCAACGGTAACGCCTAATCTCTGGCAATTGGGGTTATTTTTTCTCAAAGTCGGCAGTGTCTTATTTGGCAGTGGATATGTCTTATTTGCCTTCTTAGAAGGTCAATTAGTGGGTGCCTATCATTGGCTAACTCAGCAACAGTTACTCGATGCGATCGCTGTAGGACAATTTACCCCGGGTCCGGTTTTATCCACTTCGACGTTTATCGGCTATCAGATCTTAGGAATTCCTGGGGCAATTGTGGCCACGATTGGGATTTTCTTGCCTTCTTTTATTTTCGTTTTGATTCTTAATCCTCTGATTCCTAAGCTACGCCAGTCAAAATGGACAGGGGCATTTTTAGATGCTGTTAATGTTAGTTCAGTAGCTTTGATGGTGATAGTAACCTTGCGGTTAAGTCAGACTGTTATTTTTAAATCTTCAGGAAGATTACCCATTGATATTGCTGCCATTTTAATAACCCTAATTTCGGCTGTTTTATTAGTTCGCTATCGCCTTAATGCGGCTTGGCTAGTGTTAGGAGGGGCAGCCATCGGTTTAGTCATACAAGTTAACAGTTAA
- a CDS encoding ParA family protein gives MKKAKPPATTEDNNPKILAIVNGKGGVGKTTTAVNLAAIWGEKQDVLLVDADPQGSATWWVERSEKGMEFDLSQETDTKLLAEMRSIKDYNLIVIDTPPALRSEVLATVMDASDYIVLPTPAAPMDLSALIETVQKAVMPLGVAYRVLLTKVDSRSLKETLEAQNTLLELGIPVCHAFVRNYKAHERAVLEGVSVKEWRGKNAQEASADYRRVADELKRDWSK, from the coding sequence ATGAAAAAAGCAAAACCGCCCGCGACAACCGAAGACAACAACCCCAAAATACTCGCCATCGTCAACGGAAAAGGAGGAGTAGGAAAAACCACCACCGCCGTTAATCTTGCCGCCATTTGGGGAGAAAAACAAGATGTATTACTGGTAGATGCTGATCCTCAAGGTTCAGCCACCTGGTGGGTAGAACGTTCCGAAAAAGGCATGGAATTTGATCTCTCTCAAGAAACCGACACCAAACTCCTCGCCGAAATGCGCTCTATCAAAGACTATAACTTAATTGTCATCGATACCCCACCGGCCTTAAGGTCAGAAGTGCTTGCTACTGTCATGGATGCTTCTGATTATATTGTCTTACCCACCCCCGCCGCGCCGATGGACTTAAGCGCTTTAATTGAAACTGTACAAAAAGCCGTCATGCCTTTAGGGGTCGCTTATCGGGTATTGTTAACTAAGGTAGACTCCCGCAGCCTAAAAGAAACCTTAGAAGCACAAAACACGCTTCTAGAATTAGGTATCCCTGTATGCCATGCTTTTGTCAGAAACTATAAAGCCCATGAGCGAGCAGTTTTAGAAGGGGTTTCAGTCAAAGAATGGCGGGGAAAAAATGCCCAAGAAGCTTCCGCAGACTATCGCCGGGTAGCCGATGAATTAAAACGAGACTGGAGTAAATAA
- a CDS encoding YqaE/Pmp3 family membrane protein codes for MRLLQLILAIVLPPLGVYLATGVSTTLIINIVLTLLGWLPGSIHAVWVLSKQSEPYNI; via the coding sequence ATGAGACTATTACAATTGATTCTTGCTATCGTTTTACCTCCTTTAGGAGTATATTTAGCCACCGGAGTCAGCACTACTCTTATTATAAACATTGTACTAACTTTATTAGGTTGGTTGCCGGGTTCTATTCATGCTGTATGGGTGCTTAGTAAGCAATCCGAACCTTACAATATTTAA
- a CDS encoding Uma2 family endonuclease, giving the protein MFALVSQEKTQLPPGSVVRLPATWQEYQCLCDQRGDGSIPRLKYRNGEVLLMSPLPVHGRDANLLADIVKALLDRDGREYDAFTPVTMTLPEESGIEPDYCFYIDNWQAVSGKKRIDWRQDPPPDLIIEIDVTSYSDVQDYLPYRVPEVWLLRKQQLLIYLLQDTDYILQDKSIYFPKIQLEEVIARCIKTAYERNTSAAIRELKQLLNNN; this is encoded by the coding sequence ATGTTCGCCCTCGTTTCTCAAGAAAAGACTCAATTGCCGCCTGGTTCTGTCGTGCGCTTACCGGCTACTTGGCAAGAGTATCAATGTTTGTGTGACCAACGCGGCGATGGGTCAATTCCACGCCTTAAATATCGCAATGGAGAAGTATTATTGATGTCGCCGCTACCTGTGCATGGTCGAGATGCGAACCTACTCGCCGACATTGTTAAAGCACTATTAGATCGCGATGGAAGAGAATACGATGCTTTCACACCCGTCACCATGACCTTACCCGAAGAAAGCGGAATCGAGCCAGATTATTGTTTTTATATCGATAATTGGCAAGCAGTATCCGGCAAAAAACGCATCGACTGGCGGCAAGATCCGCCACCAGATTTAATTATCGAAATTGATGTCACCAGTTATTCCGATGTGCAGGATTATCTTCCCTATCGAGTTCCTGAAGTTTGGCTATTGCGTAAACAACAACTATTAATTTATCTGTTACAAGACACAGACTATATTCTTCAAGATAAAAGTATTTATTTCCCAAAAATCCAACTTGAGGAAGTAATCGCCAGATGTATTAAAACTGCCTATGAGCGTAATACGAGTGCGGCAATTCGAGAACTCAAACAACTGTTAAACAATAATTAA
- a CDS encoding tetratricopeptide repeat protein: MDSPIDSSLKIYQSALEIVAQSKRSPSKEQVLDVLLARDSLKNALSNQEKIPHDLVFKIVELDSCLKKQAYKINRVLNLEGYRGSLPTQPEDWWWHLETTGDGHSGDNLDGLWKILRAILWTGNLSLLIAIIPRFLSAGAGLGGALGVVIPSLLTLVNARSEFTETGQKELEKWLVKWGIKPHCHEKIKLGLTFLVSLVLFLIWWQGLPFFAELSNKRGYEIYKNGQLATAEEKYLKAIAVDPDNLSAHYNLGNLYEDLQNFQEARKYYLIAAKGDIPEAYNNLGRLSIVEKKYPQAVFWLQQGIGIQGSKPLNVQYSLYKNLGWVRFEQKRYDKAEEALSTAIDLVETATKDEIAQIRNRGSASCLLGQILTQRPRAKQIALQQKQEQKILKQWQQCYELVSYTPAKERSLEEDDWLYLACNKLKEAHKSCESH, translated from the coding sequence ATGGACAGCCCCATAGATTCATCATTAAAAATTTATCAGTCTGCTTTAGAAATCGTTGCACAGTCTAAACGTTCTCCTTCAAAAGAACAAGTTTTAGATGTTTTATTGGCTAGAGATAGTCTCAAAAATGCGTTAAGTAATCAAGAAAAAATCCCCCATGACCTTGTATTTAAAATTGTCGAGTTAGATTCATGTTTGAAAAAACAGGCTTATAAAATCAATCGAGTTCTAAACTTAGAAGGATATCGGGGTAGTTTGCCTACTCAACCTGAAGATTGGTGGTGGCATTTAGAAACCACAGGAGATGGTCATTCGGGTGATAATTTGGATGGGTTATGGAAGATTCTAAGAGCCATTTTATGGACAGGCAATTTATCACTATTAATAGCAATCATTCCTCGGTTTTTGAGTGCTGGAGCAGGATTAGGAGGGGCTTTGGGGGTAGTTATACCAAGCTTATTAACCCTAGTTAATGCCCGAAGTGAATTCACGGAAACTGGACAAAAAGAACTGGAAAAATGGTTAGTTAAATGGGGGATTAAACCCCATTGCCATGAAAAGATAAAATTAGGATTGACATTTTTGGTTTCGCTTGTATTGTTTTTAATTTGGTGGCAGGGTTTACCTTTCTTTGCTGAATTATCTAATAAACGAGGCTACGAAATTTATAAAAACGGGCAATTGGCAACAGCAGAAGAAAAATATTTAAAAGCGATTGCCGTCGATCCTGATAATCTATCTGCTCATTATAATTTGGGTAATCTCTATGAAGATTTGCAGAACTTTCAAGAAGCTCGCAAGTATTATTTAATTGCCGCTAAAGGCGATATTCCAGAGGCTTATAATAACTTAGGTCGTTTGTCAATTGTAGAGAAAAAATATCCACAGGCAGTCTTTTGGCTACAACAAGGAATAGGAATACAAGGGTCAAAACCTCTTAACGTTCAATACAGTCTTTATAAAAATCTTGGATGGGTAAGATTTGAGCAAAAAAGATATGATAAGGCTGAGGAAGCACTTTCTACTGCTATTGATTTGGTGGAAACGGCAACTAAAGACGAAATTGCTCAAATCCGGAATCGAGGTTCTGCCTCTTGTTTACTAGGGCAGATACTAACACAACGACCAAGGGCAAAGCAAATAGCTTTACAACAAAAGCAGGAACAGAAAATATTAAAACAATGGCAACAATGCTATGAGCTAGTCTCTTATACTCCTGCCAAAGAGCGTAGCTTAGAGGAGGATGATTGGCTTTATCTTGCTTGTAATAAATTAAAAGAGGCTCACAAATCATGCGAAAGTCACTAA
- a CDS encoding GUN4 domain-containing protein, with translation MSKYLPMTPKVSYSVLRQLLEAGRWKEADQETALLMLKIADKLAEKYLTEEDIKNLPAEDLCIINRLWIDYSKAHFGLSIQKDIFQNLGGTAVYNEFIWKKFCDSVGWRNQGKWLYYNQLNFNLKAPRGHLPQLGCLGEGHWGSRLRQWSSLICRPEL, from the coding sequence ATGTCCAAATACTTACCCATGACACCCAAAGTTAGCTATAGTGTTTTACGGCAACTACTAGAGGCAGGAAGATGGAAAGAAGCCGATCAAGAAACAGCTTTATTAATGCTAAAAATTGCTGATAAACTTGCAGAAAAATATTTAACTGAGGAAGATATTAAAAATTTACCAGCCGAAGATTTATGTATTATTAATCGGCTGTGGATAGATTATAGTAAAGCCCATTTTGGACTAAGCATTCAAAAAGATATTTTTCAAAATCTAGGTGGGACAGCAGTATATAATGAATTTATTTGGAAAAAATTTTGTGATAGCGTCGGATGGCGTAATCAGGGAAAATGGCTATACTACAATCAATTAAACTTTAATTTAAAAGCACCTAGAGGTCATCTCCCTCAATTAGGCTGTTTAGGAGAGGGCCACTGGGGATCGAGACTTAGACAGTGGTCTTCTTTGATCTGCCGACCCGAATTGTAG